Proteins from a genomic interval of Parvivirga hydrogeniphila:
- a CDS encoding aspartate kinase: MALVVQKYGGTSVGTPERIRAVARRIIARKRAGDDVVAVVSAMGHVTDELVELAHSVSAEPPEREMDMLLATGEQVSIALLAMAIHAEGHDAVSFTGQQVGIVTDPVHGKAKIQKVQADRVREALADGKIVIVAGFQGVTEDGQITTLGRGGSDTTAVAVAAGIGADVCEIYTDVDGVFTADPRIVPEARKIDVISYEEMLELAASGAGVLQLRSVEFARNHGVVIHCRSSFNDEPGTIVKEADETMEQAIISGVAHDTSEAKVTIRDVPDRPGVAATVFTKMAEAHVNVDMIIQNVSEQGLTDISFTVPKTDLVRARRAVGEVVQELGARTWALDESIAKVSLVGAGMKTHPGVAAKMFSVLADAGVNIDMISTSSIRISCVIEADKVEQAVRALHSGFGLDAEMITTEVSPGCGEES; the protein is encoded by the coding sequence ATGGCTCTCGTCGTCCAGAAGTATGGAGGCACGTCAGTCGGCACGCCGGAGCGGATCCGCGCGGTGGCACGCAGGATCATCGCGCGCAAGCGCGCCGGCGACGATGTCGTGGCGGTCGTCTCTGCCATGGGGCACGTCACCGACGAGCTCGTCGAGCTCGCGCACAGCGTGTCGGCAGAGCCGCCTGAGCGCGAGATGGACATGCTGCTCGCAACCGGCGAGCAGGTGTCGATCGCGCTGCTGGCCATGGCGATCCACGCCGAGGGGCACGATGCGGTGTCGTTCACGGGGCAGCAGGTCGGCATCGTCACCGACCCGGTGCACGGGAAGGCCAAGATCCAGAAGGTGCAGGCCGACCGCGTTCGCGAGGCGCTTGCCGACGGCAAGATCGTCATCGTCGCCGGCTTCCAGGGAGTGACCGAAGACGGGCAGATCACGACGCTGGGGCGCGGGGGTTCCGATACGACGGCAGTGGCCGTCGCCGCAGGCATCGGGGCGGACGTGTGCGAGATCTACACCGACGTGGACGGCGTGTTCACCGCGGATCCCCGCATCGTTCCTGAGGCCCGCAAGATCGACGTCATCTCCTACGAAGAGATGCTGGAGCTTGCGGCGAGCGGTGCGGGCGTCCTGCAGCTGCGCAGCGTCGAGTTCGCGCGCAACCACGGAGTCGTCATACACTGCCGGTCGTCGTTCAATGACGAGCCGGGCACCATCGTCAAGGAGGCCGATGAGACCATGGAGCAAGCCATCATCTCGGGCGTGGCGCACGACACCTCTGAGGCGAAGGTCACCATCCGCGATGTCCCGGACCGCCCTGGCGTTGCCGCAACCGTGTTCACCAAGATGGCCGAAGCGCACGTCAATGTCGACATGATCATCCAGAACGTCTCCGAGCAGGGGCTCACCGACATCTCATTCACCGTGCCGAAGACGGACCTGGTCCGTGCGCGGCGGGCCGTCGGAGAGGTCGTGCAGGAGCTCGGCGCCCGCACGTGGGCTCTCGACGAGTCGATCGCGAAGGTGTCGCTGGTGGGCGCCGGCATGAAGACGCATCCTGGCGTCGCAGCGAAGATGTTCAGCGTGCTCGCCGATGCCGGCGTGAACATCGACATGATCTCGACCTCGTCGATCCGCATCTCCTGCGTCATCGAGGCGGACAAGGTCGAGCAGGCGGTCCGGGCTCTGCACAGCGGGTTCGGTCTGGACGCCGAGATGATCACTACGGAAGTGTCGCCCGGTTGCGGTGAGGAGTCATAA
- a CDS encoding aspartate-semialdehyde dehydrogenase: MAWTKQMPARPVVAVAGATGAVGAEMLAVLEQRDFPLSGIRALASARSAGKRVRFRGEDVVVEELTEGSFDGVDIALFSAGASVSKQYREAVTSAGAVMIDNSSAFRMEPGVPLVVPEVNPDDALSHQGVIANPNCSTIQMVVALAPLERLAPIKRVVVATYQAASGAGQAAMDELYAQTADFLAGRPVEPKRFAHRIAFNCIPHIDVFLEDGSTKEEWKMVVETQKIMHRPDLVVAATCVRVPVLRCHSEAVAVEFGAPVDLADVREALAGAPGVTVLDEVAKNRYPMPAMLEGTDDVYVGRIRRDPSVESGIQMWVVADQLRKGAALNAVQIAEMLLPR, encoded by the coding sequence GTGGCGTGGACGAAGCAGATGCCCGCACGTCCGGTTGTCGCGGTCGCCGGAGCGACGGGCGCCGTGGGAGCCGAGATGCTCGCGGTGCTCGAGCAGCGCGATTTCCCGCTCTCCGGCATCCGCGCCCTCGCATCGGCGCGTTCGGCAGGCAAGCGCGTACGGTTCAGAGGAGAGGACGTCGTCGTCGAGGAGCTCACCGAAGGTTCCTTCGACGGGGTGGACATCGCGCTGTTCTCGGCAGGCGCCTCGGTGAGCAAGCAGTATCGTGAGGCAGTCACCTCCGCTGGCGCGGTGATGATCGACAACTCGTCCGCGTTCCGGATGGAGCCAGGCGTCCCGCTCGTGGTCCCTGAGGTGAACCCGGACGATGCGCTTTCGCACCAGGGCGTGATCGCGAACCCGAACTGCTCGACGATCCAGATGGTGGTGGCGCTCGCGCCGCTCGAGCGGCTTGCGCCGATCAAGAGGGTCGTGGTCGCGACGTACCAGGCCGCAAGCGGTGCCGGCCAGGCGGCGATGGACGAGCTGTATGCGCAGACAGCGGACTTCCTCGCAGGCAGGCCGGTCGAGCCCAAGCGGTTCGCTCACCGCATCGCTTTCAACTGCATCCCGCACATCGACGTCTTCTTGGAGGACGGCTCCACGAAAGAGGAGTGGAAGATGGTCGTGGAGACGCAGAAGATCATGCACCGGCCCGACCTCGTTGTCGCGGCGACGTGCGTGCGAGTCCCTGTGCTGCGGTGCCACTCCGAGGCCGTCGCTGTCGAGTTCGGCGCCCCGGTCGACCTCGCTGACGTGCGTGAAGCGCTCGCAGGAGCGCCGGGCGTGACGGTCCTCGACGAGGTCGCCAAGAACCGCTATCCCATGCCAGCGATGCTCGAAGGGACCGATGACGTCTACGTCGGCCGCATCCGGCGCGATCCGAGCGTCGAAAGCGGCATTCAGATGTGGGTGGTGGCGGACCAGCTGCGCAAGGGCGCCGCGCTGAACGCGGTGCAGATAGCCGAGATGCTCCTTCCGCGCTAG
- a CDS encoding response regulator transcription factor, with the protein MAESTILIVEDDQTIARFVQLELEHAGYQVLRAGDGSTAMDLLAENDVDLVILDLMLPGVDGLDVARFIRKKGMDVPILMLTARSETHDVVMGFEAGADDYLRKPFEIPELLSRVRALLKRTKAKAGVRYEASGVSIDLEKREATRNGQPLNLTSKEFDLLAYLVANAGRVVSRDEIFEAVWGGQPASESNVIEVFVCHLRTKIGDKEAKIIQTIRGVGYFFARG; encoded by the coding sequence ATGGCCGAATCCACCATCCTGATCGTCGAGGACGACCAGACCATCGCGCGGTTCGTGCAGCTCGAGCTGGAGCACGCCGGATACCAAGTGCTGCGGGCGGGCGATGGCTCGACGGCGATGGACCTTCTGGCCGAGAACGACGTGGACCTCGTGATCCTCGACCTCATGCTGCCGGGCGTGGACGGCTTGGACGTGGCGCGCTTCATCCGCAAGAAGGGCATGGACGTGCCGATTCTCATGCTGACTGCGCGCTCTGAGACGCACGACGTCGTCATGGGGTTCGAGGCCGGCGCAGACGACTACCTGCGCAAGCCGTTCGAGATACCGGAGCTCCTGTCCCGCGTCCGGGCGTTACTGAAACGGACGAAGGCAAAAGCAGGGGTCCGCTACGAGGCGTCCGGCGTGTCGATCGACCTCGAGAAGCGTGAAGCGACGCGCAACGGGCAGCCGCTGAACCTGACGAGCAAAGAGTTCGACCTGCTCGCATACCTCGTCGCGAACGCTGGCAGGGTCGTGTCCCGCGACGAGATATTCGAAGCGGTATGGGGCGGCCAACCGGCCTCCGAGAGCAACGTCATCGAAGTGTTCGTCTGCCATCTGCGCACGAAGATCGGCGACAAGGAAGCGAAGATCATCCAGACCATCCGCGGGGTGGGCTACTTCTTCGCCCGGGGATAG
- a CDS encoding sensor histidine kinase, with protein sequence MRLKSIRARVLYLAAVFAALLVGSVTLATYFVVSQSMDASARETCSHIASFAAAAAQRLEGSSDAGAGAAGTEAGALQRALEPVTALFDGTQVTLWAAPGAGGGFREAWSNAPGARLRSPADADRALASGKTVQVKVGGGRFLAGFLSRADLGLWIAYVPVQASDGGRAIIEIVHDPVCQESVLDGARAPMVAVGLLATAIAILMMQIVMGWVLSLVDQVRRAADSIDAGQLDVRLPEEGEHEIAELAKSLNALIDRLRKRAEAQTRFVADASHELATPVAGIRGYVNILRAWGAEDPEMRDEAIAAIDRESRRMAKLCSDLLSMIRSEEILEFKHVRYDINAVAREVLANAATRYIDKHLEFLGPEEGPLALWGDPDRIEEALGILVDNACKYTPAGGRVQVSTRRHKDRIIVEVSDTGIGIPEEDLPNIFERFYRSDASRSKETGGFGLGLSIAKHIVDASGGMIWARSKLGSGTTFIISLPRNKQKGANE encoded by the coding sequence ATGCGCCTGAAGTCCATACGCGCGAGAGTCCTGTACCTTGCTGCCGTCTTCGCGGCGCTTCTCGTCGGAAGCGTCACGCTCGCGACGTACTTCGTCGTGTCACAGAGCATGGACGCATCGGCCCGGGAGACGTGCTCGCACATCGCGTCGTTCGCAGCGGCAGCGGCGCAGCGGCTGGAGGGCTCCTCCGATGCAGGAGCCGGTGCCGCTGGCACGGAGGCCGGAGCGCTGCAGCGAGCGCTTGAGCCGGTGACCGCGCTCTTCGACGGGACCCAGGTGACGCTGTGGGCCGCGCCGGGTGCAGGCGGAGGCTTCCGGGAGGCGTGGTCGAACGCCCCGGGCGCGCGTTTGCGCTCACCGGCGGACGCAGACCGTGCGCTTGCAAGCGGCAAGACGGTCCAGGTCAAGGTCGGAGGTGGTCGGTTCCTGGCAGGATTCTTGAGCCGGGCCGATCTCGGTCTTTGGATCGCGTACGTGCCAGTGCAAGCATCCGACGGCGGCAGAGCGATCATCGAGATCGTGCACGACCCCGTGTGCCAGGAGAGCGTGCTTGACGGTGCCCGCGCCCCGATGGTGGCCGTCGGGCTCCTGGCGACCGCGATCGCTATCCTGATGATGCAAATCGTGATGGGCTGGGTGCTCTCGCTCGTCGACCAGGTCCGTCGCGCCGCGGACTCGATCGACGCCGGCCAGCTCGACGTCCGGCTTCCAGAGGAAGGCGAGCATGAGATCGCCGAGCTCGCGAAGTCGCTCAATGCGCTCATCGATCGCCTGAGGAAGCGGGCGGAGGCGCAGACGCGGTTCGTGGCGGATGCGTCGCACGAACTGGCGACGCCGGTCGCGGGCATCAGGGGCTACGTGAACATCCTGCGCGCGTGGGGAGCGGAGGATCCTGAGATGCGCGACGAGGCGATCGCGGCGATCGACCGCGAATCGCGGCGCATGGCGAAACTGTGCTCGGACCTCCTGTCGATGATCAGGAGCGAGGAGATCTTGGAGTTCAAGCACGTCCGCTACGACATCAACGCCGTGGCCCGCGAGGTGCTTGCGAACGCAGCCACACGCTACATCGACAAGCATCTCGAGTTCTTGGGACCAGAAGAGGGGCCTCTCGCGCTGTGGGGCGACCCAGACCGCATCGAGGAGGCGCTCGGCATCCTGGTGGACAACGCGTGCAAGTACACGCCGGCCGGCGGCCGCGTACAGGTCAGCACGCGCCGCCACAAGGACCGCATCATCGTCGAGGTGAGCGACACCGGCATCGGGATACCTGAAGAGGACCTCCCGAACATCTTCGAGCGCTTCTACCGGAGCGACGCCTCCCGCTCGAAGGAGACGGGAGGGTTCGGTCTCGGGCTTTCCATCGCGAAGCACATCGTCGACGCGAGCGGCGGCATGATCTGGGCCCGCAGCAAGCTCGGGTCGGGCACGACGTTCATCATCTCGCTTCCGCGCAACAAGCAGAAAGGCGCCAACGAATGA
- a CDS encoding QueT transporter family protein: MTGSSKEQRQESPGSGVGSPTHRRSRYIAQAGLIAALYAAATLPMIQNPLAYGPVQVRLSEALTVLALFTPAAVPGLAIGCAVANGAMVAQFGPTALLDVVFGSLATLLGAAWTYRLRRRPAVALLGPVVANAVIVAAYLPIVLAATGLYDTPLLGVHVSDSWLWMYLFGVVTIAAGEFVAVYLVGGLLAVALRLSGAARIVGE, from the coding sequence ATGACAGGGTCTTCCAAGGAACAGCGACAGGAGTCGCCGGGAAGCGGTGTCGGCTCGCCGACGCATCGGCGTTCGCGCTACATCGCGCAGGCCGGACTGATTGCTGCGCTCTACGCGGCGGCCACGCTGCCGATGATCCAGAACCCGCTCGCCTACGGACCCGTGCAGGTACGGTTGTCCGAGGCGCTCACGGTGCTCGCGCTGTTCACGCCCGCGGCCGTTCCCGGGCTCGCCATCGGGTGCGCCGTCGCCAACGGCGCGATGGTGGCCCAGTTCGGGCCGACCGCTCTGCTGGACGTGGTCTTCGGCTCGCTCGCCACCTTGCTCGGCGCCGCGTGGACGTACCGTCTCCGCAGACGGCCCGCCGTAGCGCTCCTCGGTCCCGTCGTCGCCAATGCAGTCATCGTGGCGGCGTACCTCCCCATCGTCTTGGCGGCAACGGGGCTGTACGACACCCCGTTGCTCGGAGTGCACGTGAGCGACTCGTGGCTGTGGATGTACCTGTTCGGCGTCGTCACGATCGCGGCCGGCGAGTTCGTCGCCGTCTATCTCGTGGGCGGCCTGCTCGCCGTGGCGTTGCGGCTCTCAGGGGCTGCGCGTATCGTCGGCGAGTAG
- a CDS encoding diguanylate cyclase produces the protein MGEESTAGRTGQRAEARGPLIFHEKSSCTECWGCVRVCPVKAIRVLDGRSEVIQEKCIACGLCVGECGAKAHQVRDDTPGVWELLRSRRTVVALLASEFIAALHPMTPLAVERALAGLGFASVETTALGEEIVALEYERAAAREASLFTIRSTCPVVVDFVRKYHPALAPALAPIVPPYVAQARLIRSMYGTDVAIVYVGPCYARKDEAFDPELGGPVDAAIDFLELKEMIASKERTGGHRAVHANAPARPRILKQVSLTDGFPREVLASRSPTDGLVHVVRGIPDLDRLLKAIEAGETAPAVIDALNCEGCIDGPAVNPGMSLYAKRNVDRASRSAAGIAAVSTRTIVEVLPSIDLVRSFRPAPVRVPRPSEEVIDALLAEGGFLSRAEVLDCGACGHSTCVEHAEAIFRGESTWEMCFPLQRRRLQEASTALQALVTIDELTGVWNGRALDERLELELARFARYGTPLSLVVLDVDGFGAVNDLVGEAGADDVLKRIAEALASSVRTTDMVARVGGDQFAVLLPGVGKTAAFAVAEKLRSLVRELSIQVGGGYTGDVRVTLSAGVASAHTGTLEGDDLVEAAESALAEAARQGPDQVRIAASG, from the coding sequence GTGGGCGAGGAGAGCACAGCAGGACGGACAGGGCAACGCGCGGAGGCGCGCGGCCCGCTCATCTTCCATGAGAAGTCGTCGTGCACCGAGTGCTGGGGGTGCGTCAGAGTCTGTCCGGTGAAGGCGATCCGTGTCCTCGATGGGCGTTCGGAGGTCATCCAGGAGAAGTGCATCGCCTGCGGGCTGTGCGTCGGCGAGTGCGGCGCTAAGGCGCACCAGGTCCGTGACGACACGCCTGGCGTGTGGGAGCTCCTGCGCTCCCGCAGAACGGTGGTCGCGCTGCTCGCATCCGAGTTCATCGCAGCGCTGCATCCGATGACGCCGCTTGCGGTAGAGCGCGCGCTCGCTGGCCTCGGATTCGCCTCGGTCGAGACGACCGCGCTCGGCGAGGAGATCGTCGCTCTCGAGTACGAGCGCGCGGCCGCACGCGAGGCGTCGCTGTTCACCATCCGGTCGACGTGTCCTGTGGTCGTCGACTTCGTCCGCAAGTACCATCCGGCCCTGGCTCCTGCGCTTGCCCCGATCGTGCCGCCGTACGTCGCGCAGGCGAGGCTCATCAGGTCGATGTACGGCACAGACGTGGCGATCGTGTACGTGGGCCCCTGCTACGCTCGCAAGGACGAGGCATTCGATCCGGAGCTTGGCGGACCGGTGGATGCGGCGATCGACTTCTTGGAGCTCAAGGAGATGATCGCGTCCAAGGAGCGCACGGGCGGCCACCGGGCGGTCCACGCGAACGCGCCTGCGCGGCCGAGGATCCTCAAGCAGGTCTCGCTCACCGACGGGTTCCCCCGCGAGGTGCTCGCGAGCCGCTCGCCTACCGACGGGCTGGTCCACGTGGTCCGCGGGATCCCCGACCTGGATCGGTTGCTGAAGGCCATCGAGGCCGGCGAGACGGCGCCTGCGGTGATCGACGCGCTCAACTGCGAGGGCTGCATCGATGGCCCGGCGGTCAATCCGGGCATGTCGTTGTACGCGAAACGCAACGTGGACCGGGCGTCGCGTTCCGCCGCGGGCATCGCGGCGGTGAGCACGCGCACGATCGTCGAGGTGCTTCCGAGCATCGATCTTGTGCGGTCGTTCCGTCCGGCTCCGGTGCGCGTGCCGCGACCGAGCGAGGAGGTCATCGACGCGCTCCTTGCGGAGGGCGGCTTCTTGTCGAGGGCCGAGGTCCTTGACTGTGGGGCGTGCGGACACTCGACGTGCGTCGAGCACGCCGAGGCGATCTTCCGGGGCGAATCCACCTGGGAGATGTGCTTCCCGCTCCAGCGACGCCGCTTGCAGGAGGCGAGCACCGCGCTGCAAGCGCTCGTCACGATCGACGAGCTCACGGGGGTCTGGAACGGCCGGGCCTTGGACGAACGGCTCGAGCTGGAACTGGCGCGCTTCGCGCGCTATGGGACCCCGCTCTCGCTCGTCGTGCTCGACGTCGACGGCTTCGGAGCCGTGAACGACCTCGTGGGAGAGGCGGGAGCGGACGACGTGCTCAAGCGCATCGCAGAAGCGCTCGCTTCCAGCGTTCGCACCACGGACATGGTGGCCCGCGTCGGCGGCGATCAGTTCGCGGTCCTGCTGCCGGGCGTTGGGAAGACCGCGGCGTTCGCGGTGGCCGAGAAGCTGCGATCGCTCGTGCGCGAGCTCAGCATCCAGGTCGGCGGCGGGTATACAGGTGATGTGCGGGTCACGCTCTCTGCGGGAGTCGCTTCGGCGCATACGGGCACGCTCGAAGGCGACGACCTTGTCGAAGCGGCGGAATCGGCGCTCGCCGAGGCCGCCAGACAGGGCCCCGATCAGGTCAGGATAGCGGCGTCAGGATAG
- the amrS gene encoding AmmeMemoRadiSam system radical SAM enzyme, whose translation MRQADLWESIEGGAVHCLLCPHSCRIPEGSSGICGARRNVGGRLFAATYGEVSSLAVDPIEKKPVFHYRPGTRALSLGSVGCSMRCLHCQNWSISRARLEDGGVRRLTPEEVVTIARAESCEGVAFTYNEPVIWAEFVKDTAVLAREAGLYTVMVTNGYVTEAGLDYLGPVIDVWRVDVKAFDDATYRRLCKVRSMQPVLDAAVRAKERWGMHVEAVTNVIPSINDSDATARGIARWIHDALGPKTPWHVTRFFPYLELSHLPPTPLETLRRFREIGLEEGLAFVYLGNVAEPGGEDTVCPRCGTIAIARDGYRIVQHRTRDGACASCGEPLGLVE comes from the coding sequence ATGCGGCAGGCCGACCTCTGGGAGAGCATCGAGGGCGGCGCTGTGCACTGCCTGCTCTGTCCGCACTCGTGTCGCATCCCTGAGGGCTCGTCCGGTATCTGCGGCGCGCGCCGCAACGTCGGCGGGCGGCTTTTCGCAGCGACGTACGGCGAGGTCTCGTCGCTCGCCGTCGACCCGATCGAGAAGAAGCCGGTGTTCCACTACAGGCCGGGGACCCGAGCGCTCTCGCTCGGCAGCGTCGGGTGCAGCATGCGCTGTCTGCACTGCCAGAACTGGAGCATCAGCAGGGCGCGCCTTGAAGACGGCGGGGTGCGACGCCTTACGCCCGAGGAGGTCGTGACCATCGCGCGAGCCGAATCGTGCGAAGGGGTGGCTTTCACGTACAACGAGCCGGTCATCTGGGCGGAGTTCGTGAAGGACACCGCCGTACTGGCGCGCGAAGCCGGGCTGTACACCGTCATGGTGACCAATGGGTACGTCACCGAGGCCGGGCTCGACTACCTCGGCCCCGTGATCGACGTCTGGCGCGTGGACGTCAAAGCGTTCGACGACGCGACCTATCGGCGGCTGTGCAAGGTTCGCTCGATGCAGCCGGTGCTCGATGCCGCCGTGAGGGCCAAGGAGCGGTGGGGGATGCACGTGGAAGCAGTCACCAACGTCATCCCTTCGATCAACGACTCCGACGCGACGGCCCGCGGCATCGCTCGTTGGATACATGACGCGCTCGGCCCGAAGACGCCGTGGCACGTGACGAGGTTCTTCCCATACCTGGAGCTCTCGCACCTTCCCCCGACGCCCCTCGAGACGCTGCGACGTTTCCGCGAGATCGGCCTCGAAGAAGGGCTCGCGTTCGTGTACCTCGGGAACGTGGCCGAGCCTGGTGGCGAGGACACCGTGTGTCCACGCTGCGGTACTATCGCCATCGCGCGGGACGGCTACCGCATCGTGCAGCACCGGACGCGCGACGGCGCGTGCGCATCGTGCGGTGAGCCGCTCGGCCTGGTCGAGTGA
- a CDS encoding DsbA family oxidoreductase has translation MDQFRFLALRDEMHVDLMGVPFELRPDMPNEGLSASRDGLSHSPRVEKRLIELAAKEGERMVLPDLVPKTHNAMVLAELGRDRGEDVFWPLHLDIFREYFVAGRDIGNRAVLIPVGLRHGIPESEMVEAWDSGRYDERLHEFRHLALHLGIKETPSALICNELLIGSRPYEILRAAVQRCLVRPSTIDHAE, from the coding sequence GTGGACCAGTTCCGGTTCCTCGCGCTTCGTGACGAGATGCACGTCGATCTCATGGGCGTTCCGTTCGAGCTCAGGCCCGACATGCCAAACGAGGGGTTGTCCGCCTCGCGGGACGGTCTGTCGCACTCCCCGCGCGTGGAGAAGCGGCTCATCGAGCTTGCCGCGAAAGAGGGCGAGCGGATGGTGCTTCCCGACCTGGTGCCCAAGACCCACAACGCGATGGTGCTTGCGGAGCTAGGCCGCGACCGTGGCGAGGACGTCTTCTGGCCGCTTCACCTGGACATCTTCCGCGAGTACTTCGTCGCGGGCCGCGACATCGGAAACCGCGCCGTGCTCATTCCTGTCGGTCTTCGGCACGGGATACCGGAGTCTGAGATGGTCGAGGCCTGGGACTCAGGCCGCTACGACGAGCGTCTGCACGAGTTCCGGCACCTTGCGCTGCACCTCGGCATCAAAGAGACGCCGTCGGCGCTCATCTGCAACGAGCTGCTCATCGGGTCTCGGCCGTACGAGATCCTGCGCGCGGCCGTGCAACGCTGCCTCGTGCGGCCTTCGACCATCGACCACGCGGAGTAG
- a CDS encoding sulfite exporter TauE/SafE family protein: MSLAATVQAFVIGAVSGVLSGAFGIGGGIVTTPAIRLILKAPALVAVGTPLPVIVPGALTGAWTYARSGLADVRAAVTIGAVGSAASIAGAFASKAAGGSAVMVATAALLVYVALDTAVWAARAGRADSARPAARPTGGRLAAVGLAAGLYSGFLGLGGGFVIVPLLARWLGFDMKRAVGTSLLAVAILAVPGSVTHYLLGHVDLAIAAGLVLGVVPGAALGSRLTVLAREAVVRYAFAAMLVCVAVWLAVGELTAV; this comes from the coding sequence ATGAGCCTGGCTGCCACTGTCCAGGCGTTCGTGATCGGGGCGGTCTCCGGCGTCCTCTCGGGCGCGTTCGGCATCGGGGGCGGCATCGTCACCACGCCTGCGATCCGCCTCATCCTGAAGGCGCCGGCGCTCGTGGCGGTCGGCACGCCGCTGCCCGTGATCGTGCCTGGGGCGCTCACCGGTGCGTGGACGTACGCCCGCAGCGGGCTTGCTGACGTACGCGCCGCAGTGACGATCGGGGCGGTCGGTTCGGCCGCGTCGATCGCCGGGGCGTTCGCGAGCAAAGCGGCGGGAGGATCCGCCGTGATGGTCGCAACGGCCGCGCTCCTCGTGTACGTGGCGCTTGACACCGCAGTATGGGCGGCCAGGGCAGGCCGCGCCGACAGCGCCCGGCCAGCGGCTCGACCGACGGGCGGGAGGCTGGCGGCAGTCGGTCTCGCGGCCGGTCTGTACTCGGGCTTCCTCGGACTCGGGGGCGGATTCGTGATCGTGCCGTTGCTCGCGCGGTGGCTCGGCTTCGACATGAAGAGGGCCGTCGGCACGAGCCTGCTCGCGGTCGCGATCCTTGCAGTGCCGGGGAGCGTGACGCACTACCTTCTCGGCCACGTGGACCTTGCGATCGCGGCAGGGCTCGTGCTCGGCGTCGTCCCGGGCGCCGCGCTCGGGTCGCGGCTCACGGTGCTTGCGCGGGAGGCCGTCGTGCGCTACGCGTTCGCAGCCATGCTGGTGTGCGTGGCGGTGTGGCTTGCGGTGGGGGAGCTGACGGCGGTATGA